CCTTTGCGTTGTAGCAGCTATCTCGGCTTGCTCAGCTCGGTTGCGACCTGCTGCGCTTCGGAGCGCAGTGCGCCCTCGCCCGCGGTATCCAGGTTGCTGCCGGTACCGTTGGTGGTGACGTCGAGCCGGGGCATGAAATCATCCGTCGGCTGCAACTGCACGTGCAACGACGAGCGATAGTTGTTGGCAGGATTAGCGCCAGCGCCCGCGCCGGCGGCGCGTGCCCGGCGGCGTGCTCCAGATGGCTGTTGCAACTCCGTCACGTCGGTATAGAGCACGTAATGGCATCCCTTGGCCGCAGCTTCGGCGCGCAGGTCGAACTGGTTCTGCGCATCGAGCTTCACCGACTCCACCCGGACGCGCTGAAGTTCGGTGATCAGCGTATCGCGCCAGGTTTCGTTATCCACTGAAGTAGAAGTCTGGTTGAGCACCGGCGCGACGCAGAGCGGGCCCCGCCCGCCACGGCGGTGGCCCTGCATCTGGTCGTCCTGACGCGATGGGGGCGGGCGACTGGCACTGCCCATGCCGCTCATCGCCTCTTGGCACATCAGTCCCTGGTAGCTATCCACCTGGCGGTAGCCCGCGGGCACATCGAAGAGCGCGGGATCGAGCGTCGCACGCGAAAGCTCCGTCGTCTCTTGCGTGCTGGTGTAGGTGTTACCTTGCGCGTCGGTCATGGTGGTGGTGAGCTTCATGGGATAGCCGAGGTTGCGCATGCCGCCGCCGGTGTAGCGGACGCGGTCCTGGCAATCAGGACGCACGCGGCCCATATTGCCGCCGCCCGGACGCGGTGTGGCCGAGCAGCTCAGTCCGCCACCGGAAAAGTCGGCATACCAGCCATCGGATTCCATCTTCATGTTGGCCGGGTTGCAGGCGTCGGGGCTCGAATTCATGGTCATGGTGCTGCGGATGCGGCGCGCGGTGTAGCCAAACATCTTCTGCGTCTCGCCGGTCGCGGCCGAACTGGTGTTAAGGGTCAGGGTGCCGCCCTGGCGCGGCGGTCCAGTGTCGCGCTGCGCGTTGTTGGAAGCGGCGTTATTCGAAGACCGCGGCGCGGTGCCGGTGCTGTCGTCGTCCATGGGCGCGACCATGTAGGTGCGGCAGGCGTCACTCAGCGTAAGGATCTGGCGCCGGTCGCATTGCGTGATGGTCACCTGCTGCATCGGGCCCATCTGCATCTCGGTGCGCTGGCGCATGCCCTTGATGTATGTGGTGCCCTCGCTGGAATTCCCCGCCATCGTGTTGCGGGTGGTGATCTTCAGGTCGGCGCCATAGGCGGCGCCGGCAAACGCACACGACATCACTACGGCGGCAATACGGCGGATCAGGTTTGGCATGGAGGTCTCCTGGCGGAAGAGTCGAGCCGACATTGCGGGCAACAAGATACCACTAACGGGTGACGGCCAGCGGAAAACGCGCGCGCAGCGCGGCGATAAAGGCGCGGTCGGCGCGCGGCGAAACCATCTCAATGGGAGAAAAACCCCGCCGCCACGCCAAATAGAACGTGAGCAGCAGGCCCACGCCGGTGATGGCAAAGTTGGGCCAGGCGTTGAGTGCCCATTGTCCG
This region of Acidobacteriota bacterium genomic DNA includes:
- a CDS encoding DUF4412 domain-containing protein is translated as MPNLIRRIAAVVMSCAFAGAAYGADLKITTRNTMAGNSSEGTTYIKGMRQRTEMQMGPMQQVTITQCDRRQILTLSDACRTYMVAPMDDDSTGTAPRSSNNAASNNAQRDTGPPRQGGTLTLNTSSAATGETQKMFGYTARRIRSTMTMNSSPDACNPANMKMESDGWYADFSGGGLSCSATPRPGGGNMGRVRPDCQDRVRYTGGGMRNLGYPMKLTTTMTDAQGNTYTSTQETTELSRATLDPALFDVPAGYRQVDSYQGLMCQEAMSGMGSASRPPPSRQDDQMQGHRRGGRGPLCVAPVLNQTSTSVDNETWRDTLITELQRVRVESVKLDAQNQFDLRAEAAAKGCHYVLYTDVTELQQPSGARRRARAAGAGAGANPANNYRSSLHVQLQPTDDFMPRLDVTTNGTGSNLDTAGEGALRSEAQQVATELSKPR